In Ovis canadensis isolate MfBH-ARS-UI-01 breed Bighorn chromosome 3, ARS-UI_OviCan_v2, whole genome shotgun sequence, one DNA window encodes the following:
- the KERA gene encoding keratocan, with protein sequence MATTICFIIWVLFVTDTVWTRSVRQVYEASDPEDWTMYDFDCPRECFCPPSFPTALYCENRGLKEIPAIPSRIRYLYLENNLIETIPEKPFENATQLRWINLNKNKITNYGIEKGALSQLKKLLFLFLEDNELEEVPSPLPRSLEQLQLARNKVSRIPQGTFSNLENLTLLDLQHNKLLDNAFQRDTFKGLKNLMQLNMAKNALRNMPPRLPANTMQLFLDNNSIEGIPENYFNVIPNVAFLRLNHNKLSDAGLPSSGFNVPSILDLQLSHNQLTKVPKISAHLQHLHLDHNKIRNVNVSVMCPSAPTTLPVEDSFSYGPHLRYLRLDGNEIKPPIPMDLMTCFRLLQAVII encoded by the exons ATGGCAACCACAATCTGCTTCATCATCTGGGTGTTATTCGTAACAGATACGGTGTGGACTCGAAGTGTGAGACAGGTCTATGAGGCAAGTGATCCAGAGGACTGGACAATGTATGATTTCGATTGTCCCAGGGAATGTTTCTGTCCCCCCAGTTTCCCTACTGCTTTGTACTGTGAAAACCGAGGTCTCAAAGAAATCCCTGCTATACCATCAAGGATCCGGTACCTTTATCTTGAAAACAACCTGATAGAAACCATTCCTGAGAAGCCATTTGAGAATGCCACCCAGCTGAGATGGATAAACctaaacaagaacaaaataaCCAACTATGGAATTGAAAAGGGAGCCCTGAGCCAACTGAAGAAgctgcttttcttgtttctggaaGATAATGAGCTAGAGGAGGTACCTTCTCCATTGCCAAGAAGCTTAGAACAATTACAATTAGCTAGAAACAAGGTGTCCAGAATTCCTCAAGGGACTTTCAGCAATCTGGAGAACCTGACCCTTCTTGACCTGCAGCACAATAAGCTATTAGACAATGCCTTTCAAAGAGACACCTTTAAGGGACTCAAGAACCTCATGCAGCTAAACATGGCTAAGAATGCCCTGAGGAATATGCCACCAAGATTACCGGCCAATACAATGCAGCTGTTCTTAGACAACAATTCCATTGAAGGAAtaccagaaaattattttaatgtgatTCCTAATGTGGCCTTCCTGAGACTCAACCACAACAAATTATCTGATGCTGGCCTTCCTTCTAGTGGTTTTAATGTACCATCAATTCTAGATCTTCAACTGTCTCACAATCAACTCACAAAGGTCCCCAAAATCAGTGCTCATCTGCAGCACCTTCATCTCGATCACAACAAAATTAGAA ATGTGAACGTGTCTGTAATGTGTCCTTCAGCTCCGACCACACTGCCTGTGGAAGATTCCTTCAGTTATGGACCTCATCTTCGCTACCTCCGTCTGGATGGAAATGAAATCAAACCACCAATCCCTATGGATTTAATGACCTGCTTCAGGCTCCTTCAGGCTGTCATTATTTAA